From a single Solanum dulcamara chromosome 4, daSolDulc1.2, whole genome shotgun sequence genomic region:
- the LOC129887198 gene encoding probable protein phosphatase 2C 35 isoform X1 yields MGCVHGKCCCRYPRSSDGDNREDLGRYAQVQTHILAGRSVESAQVPSHNFRLEYSVLTQRGFYPESPEKENQDSYCIRTQLQGNPNVHFFGVFDGHGQFGTECSVFVRDRLVEILSNDPTLLDDPVKAYNSAFSITNEELHNSDIDDSMSGTTAITALLVGDMLYVANVGDSRAVMAVKEGNRVVAKDLSSDQTPFRKDECQRVKSCGARVLSVDQVEGLKDPDIQSWGDEETEGGDPPRLWVQNGMYPGTAFTRSVGDSTAESIGVVAVPEVTTVHLTAHHPFFVVASDGVFEFLSSQTVVDMVNRCTDPRDASSAIAGESYKLWLDHENRTDDITIIIVHIKALSNSGGGATPKRNGGRTTNTQKETLEIYFTPCASEGYRSVRSELSEVSCCQTVSSSDQSSRVVVSSSLN; encoded by the exons ATGGGTTGTGTTCATGGGAAGTGTTGTTGTAGATACCCAAGATCCTCAGATGGTGATAACAGGGAAGATTTGGGTAGATATGCTCAGGTTCAAACACATATTCTTGCTGGAAGGTCTGTTGAAAGTGCTCAAGTTCCTTCCCATAACTTCAGGTTAGAGTATTCAGTGCTCACGCAACGCGGGTTTTACCCTGAATCTCCTGAGAAAGAAAATCAGGATAGTTATTGTATCAGAACACAACTTCAGGGTAATCCAAATGTTCATTTCTTTGGTGTGTTTGATGGGCATGGACAGTTTGGTACTGAATGTTCTGTGTTTGTTAGAGATAGGCTTGTTGAGATTTTATCAAATGATCCTACATTGTTGGATGACCCTGTTAAGGCTTACAATTCTGCATTTTCAATAACAAATGAAGAACTTCATAATAGTGATATTGATGATTCCATGAGTGGGACAACTGCTATAACtgctcttcttgttggagacaTGTTGTATGTGGCAAATGTAGGTGATTCAAGAGCAGTGATGGCTGTTAAAGAAGGAAATAGAGTTGTTGCCAAAGATTTGTCTTCTGATCAGACGCCATTTAGGAAAGATGAATGTCAGAGAGTGAAAAGCTGTGGGGCAAGAGTTCTTAGTGTTGATCAGGTTGAAGGTTTAAAGGATCCTGATATTCAATCATGGGGGGATGAGGAAACAGAAGGAGGTGATCCACCTAGATTGTGGGTTCAAAATGGGATGTATCCAGGGACTGCTTTTACACGGAGCGTTGGAGATAGTACAGCTGAAAGCATTGGTGTTGTTGCTGTCCCAGAAGTGACAACAGTACATCTTACAGCTCATCATCCTTTCTTTGTAGTTGCAAGTGATGGTGTCTTTGAGTTCCTCTCCAGCCAAACTGTGGTGGACATG GTAAATAGATGCACAGATCCTAGGGATGCAAGTTCAGCCATCGCTGGAGAATCTTACAAACTGTGGCTAGATCATGAAAATCGGACAGATGATATAACAATCATCATTGTACATATTAAAGCCTTATCCAAT TCAGGTGGTGGTGCCACACCCAAAAGGAATGGAGGAAGAACAACGAACACACAGAAAGAAACATTGGAGATATATTTCACTCCGTGTGCTTCAGAAGGTTATCGGTCAGTAAGGAGTGAGTTGTCTGAAGTGAGCTGTTGTCAAACTGTTTCATCGTCAGATCAGAGCTCCAGAGTAGTAGTTTCATCTAGCTT GAATTGA
- the LOC129887198 gene encoding probable protein phosphatase 2C 35 isoform X2: MGCVHGKCCCRYPRSSDGDNREDLGRYAQVQTHILAGRSVESAQVPSHNFRLEYSVLTQRGFYPESPEKENQDSYCIRTQLQGNPNVHFFGVFDGHGQFGTECSVFVRDRLVEILSNDPTLLDDPVKAYNSAFSITNEELHNSDIDDSMSGTTAITALLVGDMLYVANVGDSRAVMAVKEGNRVVAKDLSSDQTPFRKDECQRVKSCGARVLSVDQVEGLKDPDIQSWGDEETEGGDPPRLWVQNGMYPGTAFTRSVGDSTAESIGVVAVPEVTTVHLTAHHPFFVVASDGVFEFLSSQTVVDMVNRCTDPRDASSAIAGESYKLWLDHENRTDDITIIIVHIKALSNLG, encoded by the exons ATGGGTTGTGTTCATGGGAAGTGTTGTTGTAGATACCCAAGATCCTCAGATGGTGATAACAGGGAAGATTTGGGTAGATATGCTCAGGTTCAAACACATATTCTTGCTGGAAGGTCTGTTGAAAGTGCTCAAGTTCCTTCCCATAACTTCAGGTTAGAGTATTCAGTGCTCACGCAACGCGGGTTTTACCCTGAATCTCCTGAGAAAGAAAATCAGGATAGTTATTGTATCAGAACACAACTTCAGGGTAATCCAAATGTTCATTTCTTTGGTGTGTTTGATGGGCATGGACAGTTTGGTACTGAATGTTCTGTGTTTGTTAGAGATAGGCTTGTTGAGATTTTATCAAATGATCCTACATTGTTGGATGACCCTGTTAAGGCTTACAATTCTGCATTTTCAATAACAAATGAAGAACTTCATAATAGTGATATTGATGATTCCATGAGTGGGACAACTGCTATAACtgctcttcttgttggagacaTGTTGTATGTGGCAAATGTAGGTGATTCAAGAGCAGTGATGGCTGTTAAAGAAGGAAATAGAGTTGTTGCCAAAGATTTGTCTTCTGATCAGACGCCATTTAGGAAAGATGAATGTCAGAGAGTGAAAAGCTGTGGGGCAAGAGTTCTTAGTGTTGATCAGGTTGAAGGTTTAAAGGATCCTGATATTCAATCATGGGGGGATGAGGAAACAGAAGGAGGTGATCCACCTAGATTGTGGGTTCAAAATGGGATGTATCCAGGGACTGCTTTTACACGGAGCGTTGGAGATAGTACAGCTGAAAGCATTGGTGTTGTTGCTGTCCCAGAAGTGACAACAGTACATCTTACAGCTCATCATCCTTTCTTTGTAGTTGCAAGTGATGGTGTCTTTGAGTTCCTCTCCAGCCAAACTGTGGTGGACATG GTAAATAGATGCACAGATCCTAGGGATGCAAGTTCAGCCATCGCTGGAGAATCTTACAAACTGTGGCTAGATCATGAAAATCGGACAGATGATATAACAATCATCATTGTACATATTAAAGCCTTATCCAAT TTGGGATAG
- the LOC129887200 gene encoding peptide methionine sulfoxide reductase B5-like — MAVEKSEEEWRVVLSPEQFRILRQKGTELKGTGEYDKFFDEGIYNCAGCGTPLYKSSTKFDSGCGWPAFFEGLPGTINRSPDPDGRRTEITCAACGGHLGHVFKGEGHKTPTDERHCVNSVSVKFIPANTSTSL; from the exons ATGGCCGTTGAGAAATCAGAGGAAGAATGGCGTGTCGTTCTATCTCCCGAGCAGTTTCGGATCCTCCGTCAGAAAGGAACTGA GCTGAAGGGCACTGGTGAATATGACaaattttttgatgaagggaTCTACAATTGTGCTGGTTGTGGAACTCCACTCTATAAATCCTCAACCAAATTTGACTCTGGCTGTGGCTGGCCTGCTTTCTTTGAGGGTCTCCCGGGGACAATAAATCGCTCT CCGGATCCAGATGGAAGGAGGACAGAGATCACGTGTGCTGCCTGTGGTGGACACCTTGGTCATGTTTTCAAAGGAGAAGGTCACAAAACACCCACAGATGAACGCCACTGTGTGAATAGCGTTTCTGTCAAATTTATCCCTGCGAATACCTCTACTTCACTCTGA
- the LOC129887201 gene encoding uncharacterized protein LOC129887201 isoform X2 produces MTQPTYMDRQQTPNVPPPLRPTVHQDDADQEDETVKQLNECSSVYLSLQDCLINSDRNWKSCQKEVRALKACNERRHKDKRS; encoded by the exons ATGACTCAGCCAACATATATGGACCGTCAACAAACTCCCAACGTTCCGCCGCCGTTGCGGCCAACGGTACACCAGGACGACGCCGACCAAGAAGACGAAACTGTGAAGCAGCTCAACGAGTGCTCATCTGTCTACTTATCTTTACAG GATTGTCTGATCAATTCTGACCGGAATTGGAAGTCTTGTCAAAAGG AAGTTCGGGCTCTCAAGGCGTGTAATGAAAGAAGACACAAGGACAAGAGGAGTTGA
- the LOC129887201 gene encoding uncharacterized protein LOC129887201 isoform X1: protein MTQPTYMDRQQTPNVPPPLRPTVHQDDADQEDETVKQLNECSSVYLSLQDCLINSDRNWKSCQKAEGLSETAALPFKVEVRSAYTLPS from the exons ATGACTCAGCCAACATATATGGACCGTCAACAAACTCCCAACGTTCCGCCGCCGTTGCGGCCAACGGTACACCAGGACGACGCCGACCAAGAAGACGAAACTGTGAAGCAGCTCAACGAGTGCTCATCTGTCTACTTATCTTTACAG GATTGTCTGATCAATTCTGACCGGAATTGGAAGTCTTGTCAAAAGG ccgagggtctttcggaaacagccgccctaccttttaaggtggaggttaggtctgcgtacactctaccctcctag
- the LOC129884929 gene encoding uncharacterized protein At4g06598-like — translation MESLNGSSSLKNFSFSNKQSIMDSTSPFLQSYVDSNMDGSKGKAKQTEGSSHHHRCNSESFLIEEQPSWLDDLLNEPPETTTVVHKGHRRSASDTFAYLGAAAERLNTWEEPKNKNVNIGASWGSVNYVSYKDLSAVSSDSKPNSSDEQKFNKAAQELNGAPSVSQEKHNMREINNSKTQEGSSERSNNAQAKHSMSKADAKRAKQQSAHRSRVRKLQHIAELERTVQPLQAEGSELSAELEFVDQQNIILSMENRALRQRLDSLSQEQLIKHLEQEMLERELTRLQTMYQMQRQQMQQQHQQPQQQNHSKHRRKKSRDLEAQFANLSIKNNEASSSRVQVTGSVRM, via the exons ATGGAGAGTTTAAATGGTTCATCAAGCTTGAAAAACTTCTCCTTTTCGAACAAGCAGTCGATCATGGACTCAACTTCTCCCTTTCTCCAATCCTATGTAGATTCAAACATGGATGGATCAAAGGGAAAAGCAAAGCAAACAGAGGGATCGAGTCACCATCATCGGTGTAACTCGGAGAGCTTTCTTATAGAGGAACAACCTTCTTGGCTTGATGACCTTTTGAATGAACCTCCAGAGACAACGACAGTTGTACACAAAGGTCATCGACGTTCAGCAAGTGACACTTTTGCATATTTAGGAGCAGCTGCAGAGAGGTTAAACACGTGGGAAGAACCTAAAAATAAGAATGTAAATATAGGAGCTTCTTGGGGTTCAGTCAACTATGTGAGTTACAAAGATTTGAGTGCAGTTTCCTCTGATTCAAAGCCAAATTCTTCCGATGAGCAGAAATTTAATAAG GCTGCTCAGGAATTGAATGGTGCACCATCTGTATCCCAGGAGAAGCATAACATGAGAGAGATCAATAATTCAAAAACCCAAGAGGGCTCTAGTGAAAGATCAAACAATGCACAAGCCAAACATTCCATGTCCAAGGCAGATGCAAAACGTGCTAAACA GCAATCTGCTCACCGATCACGTGTCAGGAAACTTCAGCACATAGCTGAACTTGAAAGAACAGTTCAACCTCTACAG GCAGAAGGATCTGAGCTCTCTGCGGAGCTTGAATTTGTTGACCAACAGAACATTATACTGAGCATGGAGAATAGAGCGCTGAGGCAGCGTTTGGATAGCTTATCACAGGAGCAGCTCATCAAACATT TGGAGCAAGAGATGTTGGAGAGGGAGCTCACAAGGCTACAAACTATGTATCAGATGCAGAGGCAACAGATGCAACAACAGCATCAGCAGCCGCAACAGCAGAATCACTCTAAACATCGTCGAAAAAAAAGCAGGGATCTTGAAGCACAATTTGCCAACCTTTCAATCAAGAACAATGAAGCCAGTTCCAGCAGGGTTCAGGTGACTGGTTCAGTCAGGATGTAA